One Exiguobacterium sp. BMC-KP genomic window, GCGTCTGGCGGGAGCAGGTACATCTTGCCTATGTCACTGAAGCGGACGAGCAGGAAGGTGGTCGTATGAAGCTTGTCGAGCGTGCGGATCGTCTCCGCCTGGTGCGCCTTGATGTTCTTCAGCGGGAAGCTCTTGCCCTTCGTCTGCTTGGCTTCGAAGAACACGCCCCGTCCGCCCTCTAGCGTCCCGAAGTAGTCGAGTCCGTTCGCTTCGGCGTAGATGGTCTTGATGATCTTGCCTGCGTTGCCCCGGATCGTCTTGACGCCCGGCTCACTCTTGAAGATGAGCGCCTTGCCTTGCAGCTTGTACACTTGGTTCGCTTGCGTGATCATCGTCTCGAATTCTTTGCCTGCCCGTTGTGATGCTCTTGCCATCGTGTCCAGCCATCCTTTCGTAATGCGTCGTATTCGTGTGCGTAGAAGTTGCCATACTGCCACGCGCGTTCCGTGCACCCGTCCCCGCGTTTCTCGAGCTTGTACAGCGTCACGCCCCGTAAGAGATGCGTCCGCTTCACACCCGGTGCAGTCCGCGCCATCCGCGTACCTCCTGCTCCTTCTCGACGTAGCGCCGTGTCTGGGTCTGCCGTGCCTCCAAGGTCGTCGCGAACGGTGTCCAGCCCGTCATGCGGTAGTAGTTGAGCGCGTCGCGGTAGCTGAGTTCCCGGTGCGTGCCCTTCTTGATGTTGTAGACGTCGTACTTCGTGCCGAGTGACAGTTGCAGGTCGCCCCGGATGAGCACGATCCGTCCGCTGTACTGGCTGAGGTAATCCGTCAACTGCTTGAACTGCTTGACCTTCGTCATCTTCATCTGTGTCATCCCCCGTATTCGAATATGAGTGAGTAGAGTGTCGTCTTCGGCAATTCTTGGTCGTACACGGCGATGAGCGTCCACCCACGCCCTGTGAAGTCTCGTACGATGGCGTCTCGTCGTGTTTCGCCTCTGGCGCGTCGAAAGGTCCGTTCCCCAATCGGTGGCGTCAGCTTCGAGCGAGGACTGGGTTTTCGACGCATTCGAGGCGACGACGTAGCCGCGCATTCTCGCTTTGCAGCCGCAAGTTCTCGACGAGCAACTCCTCGTACGTCTTCTGCTTTTTTGGCATCATCGGTGCCTCCAGGAGCGGGTCCTTGATGCCGGTGCCTTCAATCTGGATCTCGACGACGCCCTCTTGTTCGAGCAAGCCATACACTTCCGAGACGGTCATGCCGAGTGCCTTGCCGATATAGGCGAGCGAACGGCCATCCGTGTAGAGCGTGAGGGCGGTGCGTCGTCTGCGTTTGATCTCGCGAGCGTCCGGGTTCATAGAACTTCCTCCTTATGCCAGTTGCGTCCGTATTTTGTGATGACGTCACGTTGTAAGTCTCGAAATAATCCTCTGCTGTGTTCAAGATCGCGTTGAAGTCTTCGCACGGTAGCATTCATTGTGTCGACGTAGCTGGATCGACCAGATTTGTACAGTTTGTCTGCTTCTCTAGAAAGTGATCTTAAAAGTGACATCATTAGGACATCCTCACTCACTAGCGGTATCTGGCGAATCGCGCGCTTTTTACTTTGTGTTCCGATATATACGCCGACATGCTTCGGGATTTCATCTTTTACTTTTTGATACAGTTCATCCGTCATTACATAGTAGTTGTAGTGCCCACAAAAACTATTTTTGGCTTTACTCCGGAAATCAGATACAGAAACTTTAATCTCGTAGCATCGGAAGATTCCTTTTGAATCGAGCGTCATATAATCTACTCGCTCATTTCCGCCGATACCGATCGTGACTTCGTAGCAACAATAAATCCCCAGCTTCTTTGTAGCCGTGTAGATGTCTGTTTCAAGCCGTACCGTCTCTTCTGTCTTAGCCAATAGTTACTCCCCCGCTCTTCATCGCATTTCCTCCTCGATGACGAAGCGGACCTCCGTCTGTTTGATCAGCTTGCCGTCCTGCTCGACGACGTCGAACTTCGTCTTGATGCGGGCGTTGTCGATCTGGTGGGCGACGTAATGCACCCATTTGTCCTTCGCGGTGTTGCGCGCCTCTGCGATGGCGTCGGTCATGTCCAGTTCCTCCTTCGATAGTTGGGCGATCGTGTAGCGTTCCGAGAAACCGTCCTCCTCGATCGTGACGGCGACTTCTTGCGTACTCTCGACGGCATCGGTGAGTCCGAGTAAAGTCAGTCGCTTGTCGAGCGCGTCATACGTCGTCTTGAGGGCGACACGGAGTTGTTGCTTGGTCTTGCCTTCCTTCACCATCGCGACGAGCATCTCGTCCGTCACACGCGGTTTGCGTCCTTGTTTGACGGGTGGCTTGTTCGCTGCTTGGTCACGCTTGATGCGTTTGACACGACTCGACAGCGTACCGGGCGTCAGGTCGAAGTCCTTCTCGATGGCGTGGCGGGTCTCGCCGTCAGCCAGACGACGAATGATCTCGTCGTCGGTGATCAGCACGGTCTTGCGGTCGGTGTTGCTCCGCTTGATCGGGGTGACGTTGCTGGCATCGATGATGGCTTGGACGCTTGCGACGGTCAGGTTGTCCGTAGCGGCGATCTGTTCAGCGGTCATGCCGCGTTCGTAGCGTTTCAGGATCAATTCGGGTGTCATGGGCGATCCTCCATTAAAATCACGACTTTCCCATTTTCATGAGCCGCTGCACTGACGATGCGAAGCGCTGGGTGAATGTTTTTCTTGAACTCATGGAGCGTCCCGTTGTGAAAATGTTGGATTGGAATGCGGTTGTCCTGACGCGGGTCTTCATGCGGAGTGATACGTTCGCATCGCGCTAAAATAAGTTCATACGGTTTGTGTTCGAAAGCGTATTCGACCTTCCAGTCCGTCCGGTAGTCCCACTCGCTGATTTTTAAATCGTGGACTGTCTCCTCACCCAAATAACGACTAAATACTTTCAATTCGCGATCAATGATACGTAATCCGATAGTCCGTGAATCAAGCTCTGTATACGCTTCTTCAAACTCACCCTGCAATAGTCCGTCAATAACTTGTCCGGTTGTTAACATACTTTCTCCCCCTTAAAAATTCAGTTTTGCCAGTCGGTAATCGTCCCCGTACATCTTCACGACTTCAGCGTCGTCGAGGATGCGGGAGAAGTTCCGTTGCCCGATCCGTGCCCGTAAGTCTGTACCTTTCAGGTTCGTCGTGTAGATCGTCGCCTTGCCGAGCCGAGCGTCGAGTACCTGGAACAGGACGTCGTTGCTGAACGTGTCCGTGTCGATCGTCGTCTTGCTGCTGTCCGTGTACTTGATTTGCTCCGCCCCGATGTCGTCTAAGACCAGGAGCGTGACGTCCGCTAAGCTCGTGATGATGTCGTCCTGTGACCCTTCGTTGCCGAACGTGCCCTTGATCTTCGTCAGGAGACGGGGAAGCGAGATGAAGACCGCGCTCTCGCCCTGCTCCTTGACCGCATTGACCGCCGCCATACTCAGGTGACTCTTTCCCGTCCCGTAGCTTCCAGAGACGAGGAGCGTGCCTTTGAGCGTCTGCGTGAAGTGTTCGAACTTCCGCTTCGCTTCTGCGAGCTCGGGTGACGTCGGTGCGTATTGTGCAAACGACGCATGCATCAGTTTCTCGTTGATCGTCGAGCCAGAAGAAAACGTGTCTTCGAGCTTGCGCCGGATTATCTGCCGTTCGTTCTCGATTGCTTGTCTTGCGATGGCGAGGTCTTCGCACTTGCAGCCTTTGACGGCTTCGAAGTATTCCCCAACCTTCGGACCGAACGCGTATTGCTGGCGGACGACCTCGATCTCCTGCCCGCATCCTTGACAGGTACGGCGGGCGACAATCTCTTGCGTGAGGTCGGCTTGGGTCAGTCGTGTGATGGATTGCATGGTCTCGCCTCCTAGAAGGGAAGTTCTTTCCCGAATGATGGATCGTACTGACTGTGGTCTGGTGTCGCTGAGGTGCGGACGACGTGCGTCTCGTTCAGGTAGCTTTCGAACTTCGTCCCGAACAAGGTCTCCGGTCGAATGAACTTGCTCATCTTCGGATCGTGCGTCCAGTCGCGGATCTTGTTGTCGATGACCTTCTTGAAGTCGTCTAGGGTGAAGCCGTCTTTGATGCGTGCGTTGATGTGGCGACGAGCGGTCTTGGAGGTGGCTTTGTATTTCTTACTCGCCTTCATGTTGAGGTAATAGATAATGTCATGAGCCAACGTCGAGTCTTGCTCGACAATGGTTTTATTAGGTTCATCATTATTAGTGGAATCATTATTAGTACAATCATTATTAGTAGTGTCGGATTTACCGTCCGCGGATTCTCCGTCCGCGGGTTTTCCGTCGACGGATTTCCAGTCAACGGTGGGTTGTGGCGTTTCATATAGCCACATCTCCACTGTCGCGAAGGTCCCATCCGACTTCTTTGATTGTCGTTTGACGAGGTAGCCGAAGGTCTGAAGTTCTCGCATCGTCTTGCGGATCGAGTCGCGACCGTTCGTGAAGTGTTTCTGTAGTTCTGTTTCGTAGAAGACCCAATCGTCGGGCATGGACATCATGTAGGAATGGAGTCCCTTCGCCTGAAGGGAAAGACGGCTATCATGTAACACCGTCTTATCCAGCGAGACGAAGCGACCAGCTTCCTTCTTAGTTCTGACTGCTGGCATGCTGTTCACTCCTTAGTCGGGCAAAGCTCGTAGTATAGTTTCTGCATCAATTCATAGTGTCGACGGAGTAGGTCGTAACGATTGATATACACGTCGTACTTGCTGACCTCTCCGAAGCAAAGTGTCGTCACTTGTGCCATTTGAGAAGGGATGACATGAATGTTTTCAACCTGTTTCTGCTCATCCAGTCTTACGCAGATGTAGAAGTCACAAGTCGGTTGCTTCTTGTTCGTGGCGAATGTGACGACACGGTTTTCACCCCGTAGCATGTAAGAAGAGCCGACCTTCACATCAACCTTCGTTGTACCGTTCACCAGTAAGTCGTAAGGATGCTTCGTGCTCATCTGTTCAACCTCGAATCCGAGATCCAATAAGATTTGCTCGATGTATTCCTCATAGTCGTTACCAGTGTTCGTTTCTGACTTTTTGTTATCCAGACCAAGTTTTTTCGCCCATCCTCGATATGATCCGTGTTTGCAAATCGCGTTGTGAAGCGCTTCGTCTTGCGTCACTTCTCTTACTTGCGCTGATGATGGCATGTAATCAATTTCGAGAGAGCGAACGACTTCTAGAATCGCTCGTTCAATTCGTTCATCCGTCCAATATCTTGTCTTACCTAAACGTCGCTCGTTCAAAATGGAAGCTCCGATTCCGACAAGTCGAACGGTACATCGTTGCGACCGTTATTGCTGAATGGATCAGCGCCGAATCCTGCTGGTGCTTCCTGCTTCGGTGGAGTCGTCTGCGGTGCTGATGCGCCGTCCTTCTTCGATTCGAGGAACCGGACATTGTCTGCGACGACCTCTGCGCGATATCGACGTTGCCCGTCCTTGTCCTCGTAGCTGCTGATTTGTAAGCGACCCTCGACGCCAGCGAGGGAACCTTTCTTCAAGTACTGGGCGACGTTCTCAGCTTGTTTGCGCCATACCGTGCAATCGATGAAGTCTGTCTCTTTCTTGCCGTCCTGCCCTGTGAAGGGACGGTCGCAAGCGAGGGTGAAGCGTGTGACGGCGATTCCTGATTGTGTATAACGCATTTCAGGATCACGTACTAATCTGCCTACTAATACAACTCGGTTAATCATGATGTTGCCTCCTCAAATGCGTTTTTA contains:
- a CDS encoding ATP-binding protein, which codes for MQSITRLTQADLTQEIVARRTCQGCGQEIEVVRQQYAFGPKVGEYFEAVKGCKCEDLAIARQAIENERQIIRRKLEDTFSSGSTINEKLMHASFAQYAPTSPELAEAKRKFEHFTQTLKGTLLVSGSYGTGKSHLSMAAVNAVKEQGESAVFISLPRLLTKIKGTFGNEGSQDDIITSLADVTLLVLDDIGAEQIKYTDSSKTTIDTDTFSNDVLFQVLDARLGKATIYTTNLKGTDLRARIGQRNFSRILDDAEVVKMYGDDYRLAKLNF
- a CDS encoding MmcB family DNA repair protein, which translates into the protein MAKTEETVRLETDIYTATKKLGIYCCYEVTIGIGGNERVDYMTLDSKGIFRCYEIKVSVSDFRSKAKNSFCGHYNYYVMTDELYQKVKDEIPKHVGVYIGTQSKKRAIRQIPLVSEDVLMMSLLRSLSREADKLYKSGRSSYVDTMNATVRRLQRDLEHSRGLFRDLQRDVITKYGRNWHKEEVL
- a CDS encoding conserved phage C-terminal domain-containing protein — its product is MPDDWVFYETELQKHFTNGRDSIRKTMRELQTFGYLVKRQSKKSDGTFATVEMWLYETPQPTVDWKSVDGKPADGESADGKSDTTNNDCTNNDSTNNDEPNKTIVEQDSTLAHDIIYYLNMKASKKYKATSKTARRHINARIKDGFTLDDFKKVIDNKIRDWTHDPKMSKFIRPETLFGTKFESYLNETHVVRTSATPDHSQYDPSFGKELPF
- a CDS encoding Holliday junction resolvase RecU; this encodes MITQANQVYKLQGKALIFKSEPGVKTIRGNAGKIIKTIYAEANGLDYFGTLEGGRGVFFEAKQTKGKSFPLKNIKAHQAETIRTLDKLHTTTFLLVRFSDIGKMYLLPPDAFLKAWDGWTKYSNRASIPLATFEASGVEIAATNGCAVDWLDAIKL
- a CDS encoding single-stranded DNA-binding protein gives rise to the protein MINRVVLVGRLVRDPEMRYTQSGIAVTRFTLACDRPFTGQDGKKETDFIDCTVWRKQAENVAQYLKKGSLAGVEGRLQISSYEDKDGQRRYRAEVVADNVRFLESKKDGASAPQTTPPKQEAPAGFGADPFSNNGRNDVPFDLSESELPF